AAAAAGTTAGACGCTATGTTTGGTCAAAAGAATGTGGCAGGGACGAAGAGAAAAGCTGAGGAATGAAATTATTCTCGATGTCATGGCGTCGTAAGTCATAATACTTGTTTGCTCTAGGGTTTGCATTTCGCCTTCAGCGTGGGAGAGCACATTCAGCTGCTGAGGACGGTTGGGCACAAGATGTGCCTCGAATGAACGAACGTAAATGGTGGTTGACAAGCACAGAATGTGATGTCGGAGTGCAGACAATGGCAATTTATCAAAGGATGACGTGCTCTCTTTCTGCCTTTTCAACCATTCTCACTAGAGCATCAGCAATCCCGTACGAGAAAGCataccctccacccccaaatCCATAAGCTGACAAGATAACGCGCTTTCCGACTTTTTCGGAGTCGAGCCGGAAGCCGCCTTCTCGAGAAGGACGGATGCCGACAATGTAACTGAGAGACTCTTCGGAAGGATTTGCGGGAACAATTTCAGGAGAAAGGTGATGCGCACGGGCAATTTCATCCCGGGCAATTTCCATGTCTACTTCGGGTGACCTGTTGCGATAAGTGTCTGTGCAACATATGTGAAATTGGAAGCTTACAGGTTTCCCCTTTGTTTGACTCCTCCCAAGATCACGCCTTGGGATAATGGACGTGGGATGATGTATGTGTACTGCTTTCCGTTACGGAAGTATAACGTATGGCAGTTGCTCGTACGGTAGAACACATTTTGACCACGCTCGGCGAAGCATTTACCATCCTGGACGTCACGAAGCGTCTTGCTGCCGATACCGCTAGCATTGATGAAAATGTTTGACTCGGGGAACAGTGCGTAAAGCTCCTCTAACGATTCAACTCGCTTTCGGACGAACTGTCCTCCAAGGGATATAATCTTCTCTCGAAGATGTGGCATGTGTCTAGTTGGATCTGTAACCACGGTTTCGTATGCCCATCCGCAGTTGAAATTCGAAGGAAGTTCACCAGAGGTCAAGTCGCGGAACTGTGGCTGTGATTAGAGAAGTATAGTAAGGAGTTGCAAGGGTCTTACCTTGGGAAGTATAGTCTTGCCCCAGGCCGAGGAGTTCTCGGGCGGAGCTTGTTCCAGGTATTCTTTGGAATCAACAATAGAAACGCCAGAACCAGGCTCGTCTcgcgccatcttcaataGATGCCGGTAGCAGACGGCTTGGAGATAGCGTTGCTCGGGGCTAATCCCACCTGCTGCATGCCATGCAGCCCCCGCCCAGGCGGAAGCGTAAAATATGTTCTGGTCCCCCGGTAGGTATTCTGCCACTAGGATAACAGAGAAGCCatcgagaagaagctgccTAGCGGCTGCACACCCTATAATTCCCGCACCGAGGATAATGATCGGACGCTGCGGAAACGGCGTGGCGCTGGAAGGATGACCGCAGTCTCCCATTTTGGTTAATGCAGAATGTTATCTGATGTAGCGTAGGCGGCGCAATTGCACTGTAGAGAGCTGAGAGAGGGGAAATCTATGGGCGATAGATGCACGTCGAGGCTCGAGGATGGAATATAAGGGAGGCCGGTTAAAAGGTAAACGGCATCTGCCGACTATCGAAACTCGGGAGGGGAATCATCACAAAGAATTCAATAGCACATCTCTGGTTCTCCATTTTTGTTGTCACTTGCCTATTGTGAACACGCGCCGTGGGGATTATGGCTGGGAGCAGGCGGCTGTATCCGCTGGGCCAGAGCTTAGAACACCGACGTCTCGCATCCGACGCCAGACGGAGTGACAGGATTTGTTGGAGCAAGGGCCCGCTATCAGTCCACAGAGCGGGAGCGAGCGACATGTGGATGAGTGGCGGAAGGacattgttggtgttggggttcTGCCACTTACTGAAAGCAGCAGATTGCGGGCGGATCGCGCCGACAGGGATTGCAATTTTCGCCTGCAAGTCATACGCACTAGTATTGCCGTGCTAAGATTGCGGTCCACGAGGCTTGTGATGCGATAGATCAGAGTCAGACATTTGTATAGATGCAAGATTCTTTGTTGTCGCCAAAACCAATGGCTTCAACTGTAGCAAACCAGTCACCCCCGAAGAAGATGCTGCGTAAGAAAAGGTGGGGGCAGAAAAGGctcagcctcaggcatgacTTCACTGCTTTTTCCGCAGCTTTTTTTCTCCGCTTCCCCTGAGTCCTGATTCAAACACAACTGCACCCAATTTTGATGCTGTTGCGTCTTGCTTTGCCCTTTTGATGTTCCCCGGTTGAACTTGGGGATCAATGATCAACCACCAGGGGCCCACCGTCTACCACTCGGAAGCCGCCCCCAGTGTCCTCGATCGCGCCTCTCCCGCGTTGGACATCACAACTCACAAGCCGGGCCTGGCTTTTCATGGAGGATGCGGGAAACCGAAAAGAATCCCCTTCACAGGGGTTCAATAAAGGTGGGTTATGCTGATCCTGCGGCTTGTATTGGCTGTCTCGCTCTCGTTGTCCAGTCTTGCCAACGGCTGTATCACAGTATTACTATATTGAGTAATATCTGATCGGTCCCAACCCGCACTTCGTTCCCCGAGTGCTAATCCAGACACCCTGTGTTTAGGAGTCGCCAGCGAACAACCTGGAAGATCATGACACAGCTCACAGTGGCGTGCTCGACGATCGTGAAGCGGAGAAGGTCCTTCCTTACGACGCGGATGACTCGCCTTTTCCGGAGGTGCGAGCAGTCGTTCCACCAGTGGATGACGTCGAGTTGCCTATAAACACCGTCCGAATGTGGACTATTGGCATTCTCTTCACGATTGTATGCATCCATATCAGTTCCTCCCCTGGCCCGCAATCCTTGTCAGTCTGGGCCCGGCCAGCTCCACTTTGCCAATCACTGACTCGAGTATGACTATAGATCGGGAGTGGGCTGAATCAATTCTTTAGCCTGCGACAGCCGAGTGTAAAAATCAGTGCGCTGGTCGCACAGCTTATAGCTTTCCCGATTGGGTGTGCATGGGCACGGTGGATGCCATTGGGTTGGCTGAACCCAGATCGCCGATTCAACATCAAAGAACATGCCTTGATCACGATCATGGCCAATGTTTCATTTGGGTCGGCTTCTGCCACACAAATTATCGAGGCAATGGTCAAATTCTATAAGATGCCGTCAGAGGGCGGATTTCAGGTCCTCTTATGCATTACTACGCAGCTATTTGGGTTCGGCGTAGCTGGGATGGTTTCACGCTGGCTCGTGGAACCTGCGACTATGATCTGGCCGCAGGTCCTGTCGAACGCAGCTCTTCTCACCACCCTTCATTCTAGAGCCAACCGAGTCGCTGATGGCTGGGCTATCACGCGAATCaggttcttcctcttcgttttCGTTGGTGGCGCAGTCTGGTATTTCGTCCCAGGATACCTCTTTGCTGGCTTGAGTTTCTTCAGCTTTATATGTTGGGCTGCACCGACCAACGTTGTGGTCAATCAGCTCTTCGGACAGAAGTCCGGACTTGGGATGTCTCTGCTCACTTTCGATTGGTCCCAAGTCGTTTTCGCAAATGATAGCCCTCTCCTCGTCCCCTTCTGGGCAGGGTTGAATGTCATGGGCTCCTTTATGCTGTTCTTTTGGATTCTTGTCCCCATAATCTATTACACAAATACGTGGTATTCTGCGTATTTACCGCTCCTGGATTCTAATACTTTCGACAACACCGGCCGGTTCTATGATGTACACCGGGTAATGAACAAGAACGGCACAGTCGACGCCGATGCTTATCGAGACTATTCTCCGATGTTCATACCAGCTGGATATGCCGTGACATATGGTGTAGCATTCGCTAATCTAACGGGGATCTTCGTGCACACGGCTCTTTACCACGGAAAAGAACTGGTTCAGCAATGGAGTGGCCGCCATGAGAGAGACGTCCATTCTCGTCTCATGGAATCATATGCCCCAGTTccgtggtggtggttcgGAGCAGTGACCCTATTGATGTTCATATTAAGCATTGTCACCAATGAGGTGTGGCACACAGCGCTTCCAGCGTGGGCAGTCCTGCTGGCCTTCGTGCTGCCGATCATCTATTTCATCCCTGTGGGGATTGTCAAAGCCCTAACTAATATCACGAGCAACCAACTCAACTTGATTACCGAATTCATTGGTGGCTATGCATTTCTCGGTAAACCCGTCGCCAACATGGCTTTCAAGTTTTATGGATACGTAACGGTCTCACAGGGTCTAGAGTAAGTAGTGGCACTATTATCACCCCAACAGGCAAACACGCTGACTCGGTGATACTATAGATTTGTAGCTGACATGAAATTCGCACACTATCTCCACATCGCACCGCGCACACTCTTCTTTGCGCAAGGCCTAGCAACCCTAATCGGCGCGGTCGTACAATGTGGCGTAACTGTTTTCATGATCACCCGTTTCGACGACATCTGCACGCccgatgccgacggcgatTTCATCTGTCCCCACGGCCTGGTGACCTactcttcctccatcatctggGGTAAGCACCTTAtctccttccatttccattaTCCTACCACTCTTTCATAGGAATAAATTAACCAACCTCTCACAATCCAGGTGCCCTGGGCCCAGGTCGCAATTTCAGCCCAGGCCAAATATACGGAAACCTGCTCTGGTTCTTCCTTGCCGGCCCCGTTATCATCGTGATAACATACCTGCTCGGCCGCCGCTGGAAAGCAGTAAACTACGTCTCGTGGCCCGTTGCATTCGGAGCCATGAGCCTTGTCCCGCCGGCCACAGGcatcaacttctcctcgTGGTGGGTTGTCAATGTTATCTTCAATGGCCTCATTAAGCGGCGGAGACCGGCTTGGTGGTCGAAGTATAGTGAGTCCCCCTCCACTTTGTCTTGGGTGGAAACTCCACCGTTTTCCATCTATAAGGATGCGTTCGCTGACAAAAACTCAGACTACGTCCTCAGCGCAGCATTAGATTCAGGCGTCGCGGTATCGACCGTCGTTATATTCTTTTGTATCATGCTACCAGCCGGCCCACTGAAATGGTGGGGGAATAAAGTCTTCTTGGAGACGGCCGATGGACGGGGAACACCGTGGAAGAATCTTCCTCCGCAGGGTTGGTTCGGGCCTAGTAGTTGGGAGTGAAGTGCCTGGCTACATTTCACTCATAGACCAGTCCAGTTAAGGGTTGTGACTTCTTGTAGATATTTACATTTATCTAGACCATGTAATATAGACAGCTAATAAACAATGTATATGTCATATCATAACGCGTTCAGTCTACAATGCTAGATAGATCATTCCATATACAAACcataaaataaataaacacAGTGGTAAGATCAAAGCCCTTACAAGGTATAATACGTCGCCATCTCCTCCTGGAACCAATCATAAGAGTAAAACAATTGCTCCGCCATCTGCGGATCCATCACGGGCATATTCCCTGACGCATCAACCAACAAGACATCATCGAGAACGGGCGCAAGGGGCACAGGCGGGGCCATGAAGACCTGGTTGGGCCCTGTCTGTGGTGGAGGTATCGAAGGTGCCAtggcctgctgctgttgctgctggtagGCCAGGTGGCTGAAAATTGTGGTACTTTGTGCTCGGAATGTCTCTGCCAACTTATCCACCCCGGCTCTTCGTTTTCCGAATTCTTCTAGAATAACGACGGCAGCTTGGATCGCCCGCCGCATCATTTGCTCATCTGGCTCCCATACGGGGCCGTGGCCCTCGTTTACTGAATGGAAATTCCTGTTCAAGCACCATAGGGTCGTAATTCCAGCGAAGTAAAGTTGGCTCAGCGTAAGCCATATCCATTTGAGTTTCCCGATTGAGTAACTATCCCAATATGAACGGATGACCGCGATACTAGCATTACCGCAGCTGATTATGCTGTTTTGGTCGGGAGTCGGGTTCCGAGGGCTGGGTCGGtaaaggaggagaagggttGTTGCGTGGAGGTAGTCGAAATAGCTGGTTG
Above is a window of Aspergillus puulaauensis MK2 DNA, chromosome 2, nearly complete sequence DNA encoding:
- the optF gene encoding small oligopeptide transporter, OPT family (COG:T;~EggNog:ENOG410PFPV;~InterPro:IPR004813,IPR004648;~PFAM:PF03169;~TransMembrane:15 (o73-93i100-119o139-160i172-195o201-219i231-247o253-275i305-328o379-402i432-453o459-479i543-566o610-631i643-666o686-711i);~go_process: GO:0055085 - transmembrane transport [Evidence IEA]), with product MRETEKNPLHRGSIKESPANNLEDHDTAHSGVLDDREAEKVLPYDADDSPFPEVRAVVPPVDDVELPINTVRMWTIGILFTIIGSGLNQFFSLRQPSVKISALVAQLIAFPIGCAWARWMPLGWLNPDRRFNIKEHALITIMANVSFGSASATQIIEAMVKFYKMPSEGGFQVLLCITTQLFGFGVAGMVSRWLVEPATMIWPQVLSNAALLTTLHSRANRVADGWAITRIRFFLFVFVGGAVWYFVPGYLFAGLSFFSFICWAAPTNVVVNQLFGQKSGLGMSLLTFDWSQVVFANDSPLLVPFWAGLNVMGSFMLFFWILVPIIYYTNTWYSAYLPLLDSNTFDNTGRFYDVHRVMNKNGTVDADAYRDYSPMFIPAGYAVTYGVAFANLTGIFVHTALYHGKELVQQWSGRHERDVHSRLMESYAPVPWWWFGAVTLLMFILSIVTNEVWHTALPAWAVLLAFVLPIIYFIPVGIVKALTNITSNQLNLITEFIGGYAFLGKPVANMAFKFYGYVTVSQGLEFVADMKFAHYLHIAPRTLFFAQGLATLIGAVVQCGVTVFMITRFDDICTPDADGDFICPHGLVTYSSSIIWGALGPGRNFSPGQIYGNLLWFFLAGPVIIVITYLLGRRWKAVNYVSWPVAFGAMSLVPPATGINFSSWWVVNVIFNGLIKRRRPAWWSKYNYVLSAALDSGVAVSTVVIFFCIMLPAGPLKWWGNKVFLETADGRGTPWKNLPPQGWFGPSSWE
- a CDS encoding FAD-dependent oxidoreductase (COG:K;~EggNog:ENOG410PUUR;~InterPro:IPR023209,IPR006076;~PFAM:PF01266;~go_function: GO:0003884 - D-amino-acid oxidase activity [Evidence IEA];~go_function: GO:0016491 - oxidoreductase activity [Evidence IEA];~go_function: GO:0071949 - FAD binding [Evidence IEA];~go_process: GO:0046416 - D-amino acid metabolic process [Evidence IEA];~go_process: GO:0055114 - oxidation-reduction process [Evidence IEA]), which encodes MGDCGHPSSATPFPQRPIIILGAGIIGCAAARQLLLDGFSVILVAEYLPGDQNIFYASAWAGAAWHAAGGISPEQRYLQAVCYRHLLKMARDEPGSGVSIVDSKEYLEQAPPENSSAWGKTILPKFRDLTSGELPSNFNCGWAYETVVTDPTRHMPHLREKIISLGGQFVRKRVESLEELYALFPESNIFINASGIGSKTLRDVQDGKCFAERGQNVFYRTSNCHTLYFRNGKQYTYIIPRPLSQGVILGGVKQRGNLSPEVDMEIARDEIARAHHLSPEIVPANPSEESLSYIVGIRPSREGGFRLDSEKVGKRVILSAYGFGGGGYAFSYGIADALVRMVEKAEREHVIL